TTACTTTCTATGGATGAGCTTCATCAGAAACATATATTTGCTCTTCTGGCATCGAAAGATCTAAAACTTTTGGTTGCTTGCTATGGCATTCtcttcaaatttttaatagtaacaataataacaaaaatatataactttaaaattatgctgTTTTCCCCCTTTTGTTTCATTAGATTCAACATTAGTTTTCCATATTCCAATTAGCATCCATCGCTGGTTCAGCTTTAGCTTGAAAGATATCTTCTACTATCTCTTCTGCAATATGTTCTTCCGGCAAAATTTCTTCACCTTCAAGGAGCTCTCCCGTTATCTCTTCTGCTGACAAACTTACTTCACCTTCAGTTTCTCCAATTTGCTCATCACTTAAAGACTCTTCAACTACAATTCCTTCTGCTATAACTCTACCTTCATCCCCAGTTTCAACTAGTCCCAGCTCTTCCACATTGTTTCttgcttcttctgcttctgctaaTGCACTTTCCACAACCGCCTTCATCTCAATAAGCTCAGCACTCAAGGCTCTAATGCAATCCAAACTGTTGCGTGCTCGCATCAAAGCATTCGAGATATTTTCcctcaactgctgctgctcgatgcGCATATTCGATGCATTCTCTCGGATGCATTGCAAGAGTATCAAACGATTATCGATGTTGTCTAAATCcattttgcaaaatgaaaaccacTTTTTGAACTGTTCATGTTCGATTCCCAATGTATGATTGTTGAAATTGATGGCAACGCCTATTCGTATGATGATTTATGGCATTTACCTAATATAATTAGACGATAAGCGGATTAGTTTTCTAATCGACTAAATGCAGTTCACACACTGTCACAATAAACATGCAATTATCATTATGAATGATTAAAGTTCGAGACAGTTTTGTATTCTTAGCCTTGttctatttataattgatTATCCTGTGGGCAAAATGGGAGCACAGAGAGCATAAGCATTTAAGCTTAATAATGTCAAAAggtttaatttccattttaattgtattgatggcgatggcgatggcgatgacgatggaGATGAGCGTCGTTTACTAAAGGGATTCCATTTTATCTACTTAACTCTTTCGCTCCATCTTAAacctcatttgcattttgttgcttgGGGTGAAATGagaaatttttgaaatgtgcaaaaatgttaattgctCAAAGCActtgattttggttttgtcGCTTCATTTTGGTTTTCCACTACTACTCCACACTTTTCTTCCTTCCTTCAGTCCTTCAGAATGTCCGAGGGGCTTGTTTGCCCTAATTGGATTAATTGGCATGCTGCGGGTTTGGCTTGAGGTTAGGTCAGTGTCAAAGTGATGAGGGCACTtggcattttcattaatttcccTTAATTTTTCTGCTTTCACCACGTCTTTGGTATCCTGCAGAAATGCTCAGCTCAGTTTTGACAGAGGTTAAAGTTCACAGAGTATTGCAAATAATAacttaacattaatttaagaaatttaaatttgtaaatgtcATGAAATTTATTCATTCGTAAGTTAAATCCAAATATAAGCTTTAGTTTTAATGCTGAGCTCTTAAGCGCTGTTCTTTTAGTTCATATCAAGTTATGCACACAAATTGtcaatgcataaatattacgtatacgcagtgtgCGAAACTAAGCTAACGCAAAAAACAAGAAGTAAAACAAAAGTGTAATCCGAGTCACGAAACTCGAACAAAACTCAAATCCGCTTCTAAACAATTTGTCGACAATTTagccacacacagagacaaacacata
This is a stretch of genomic DNA from Drosophila albomicans strain 15112-1751.03 chromosome 3, ASM965048v2, whole genome shotgun sequence. It encodes these proteins:
- the LOC117567482 gene encoding uncharacterized protein LOC117567482 → MDLDNIDNRLILLQCIRENASNMRIEQQQLRENISNALMRARNSLDCIRALSAELIEMKAVVESALAEAEEARNNVEELGLVETGDEGRVIAEGIVVEESLSDEQIGETEGEVSLSAEEITGELLEGEEILPEEHIAEEIVEDIFQAKAEPAMDANWNMEN